Below is a window of Planctomycetes bacterium MalM25 DNA.
TTGCAACGACAGCGGTCTAAGGCAGGTTGAAGGTGTCGTGACCATCGCGGGTGAACCTCTCACGACCGGCCGCATTGAGTTCGTCCCTGAAGTCGGACGTCGCGCGACCGGCAACATTCAGAGCAACGGCTCCTTTAAGCTGATGACCTTCAAGCCGGGGGATGGAGCCAAAATCGGTGATTACAAGGTGCTGATCGAAGCGGTTGAGACCGAAGGACAGCAAAAAATGGGGACGTCGATATTCGATGAGCCGAGCGTCGATCCCAGCTCTTTTAAGAGGCGAACACTGGTTCACCCCAGATATGGATCACTAGCGTCATCGCCGCTGGTCGCGACCGTCAAGAGCAGTGGCAATCAGATCAACTTCGAACTCGAACAATAGGGGCACGGCCGCCTAGCCCGTGAACAGACATGGCTGCAAGTACTCACTCTAGGATCGCTCGCTGCGGCAAGGGTTTCACACTTGTCGAGTTGCTCGTAGTGATCGCGATCATCGGAATCCTAGTCGCTCTACTCTTGCCGGCCGTGCAGGCGGCTCGTGAAGCGGCGCGTCGCAGTTCGTGTGTCAACAATCTGAAGCAGGCGGGGCTCTCGCTCGCGAACTACGAGTCGGCTAGGGGGGAGTTGCCGCCTGGCGCCACGGCCGAAGAAATCGACTGTGCGAAAACTGACACGGACGGACTCTACCGTGAGGATTGCCGTGGGCTCAGCATGTACATACTGCTGTTCCCATATATTGAGGACCAAGCGTTCAAGGATCAAATACAAGAGATACTCGATGAGAGAACGACAAACCGCTGGGGTTGGACTTACTTCATCGGGCGACTGGTCAACGATCTCGAACTACGGGTAAGCATCCCCAGCTTTCAGTGTCCGAGCGTCAGCGACGAGCTCAACTTCCCAGAGCGGATCGATTATTTCGGCATCTCGGGAGGTCGAGAGAATGACGATGAGTTGGCCAATGCGTCAAATACAGACCGTCGAAAGTTGATACAGCCTCGAACACAGAATGGTCGTGGGCATGTCTACTCCGACGGCCTCTTCTTCTGGTTAGACCCAGTCAGTCTGCGACAGATCACGGATGGCACCTCGCACACCATGGCAATCGGTGAGAGTGTCCACTGGTCGGTAGCCGGGGGTCCTCCTGTCGGTAATTACCCCGGGTATGGAGTTGTTGGAGTTGGTGGGCCTTCAGCTTGGTATTTCGGCGGCGGAGGTAGTCTCAACGCCAACTACGCTGACAGGAGGACACTGGGGGGGAACTCTACCGGACGTCCCCTCCGCACCACGCACTGGCCCATCAACTACCCGCTTGATGAGGTTTGGGTTGAGAAATGTGGCACAAATTCAGACTGCGCACTTGAAGAAGACATGGACGGTCCTCTGGGTAGCAACCACCCGGGGGGCGCCCAAGTCGTCTTTGCTGATGGGCACGTCGAGTTCCTCCAAGAAGACATCGATGAGTACGTCTACAAGTCTCTCGCTACGCGAGCGGGCGGTGAGGTGGTTGAACGATGAGAGGGACGGTCGGCTGAGCACGCAGCACCTCAGCAAACCGTCATCAGGTTCCCGCAAGGCAGGGGGTGGTGGGCGGCGTCGCCACATGGCGGCGGCGCCCTCTTTTTATTGGCATGAATCCACGTCCAGTGTGAACATAGAGACAGAGAGCCCCGGCAGTCCTTCCTAGCTTGAGAGGAGGCGTCGGTTGGCTCTCTGCGTTGGGCGTGCGTCAACGCTCACACGGAACTCGAGATAGGCAAGGCATCGATATGAACTTCCCGACACCCCCATGGGGTCGCGGCCCGAGCCGTCGCGCCAAGGCGCGTCCTTCCAACTCGGCCGCCCGCCGTGTGGAGGCGCTCGAGCGTCGCGAGATGCTCACCGATTTCTACGTCTCCGCGGCGGACGGGGCGAACTTCCCGAACGACGGGTCGTTCGACGAACCGTTCCAGACCATCGGCCGCGCCGTTCAGTTCGCGCAGGCCGGCGACACGGTTTATATCCACGAGGGGGTCTACCGCGAGCAGGTGAACCTCACCCGGTCGGGCTTCGATGGCAGCCCGATCACCTTCAAGCCTTACAGCAACGAGAGCGTCGTCGTCTCGGGCGGGGATCTAGTCACCGGGTGGACCAACCAAGGGGGCGATGTTTGGACGGCTACCGCCAATTGGGACGCGGACGGCGACAGGGACAACAACACGCTCTTCGTTGATGGGGAGCTCAAGTACGAGGCAAAGCAGTTCGCCGAGAACGACCCGCTCGACATCGACGACTGGGGCCGCTTGAAGCAGGGCCGCCTCTCCAGCAACGCCAGCAGTTTCACGGTGGACGACCTCGGTGGTTTTCCCGACGACAAGTGGAACGGGGCGAAGATCAAGTTCCATGTCAACGACTGGACTCTGGTGACCCGGACGATCACCGATTTCGACGCCGGGTCGGGGACCATCTCCCTCGACAGCCCGGTCGGGATTGTTTCCCAGAAGCAAGAGAACGGCTACTTCATCTACGACACGCTCGAAGCGCTCGATCAGCCGGGAGAGTGGTACAAGGCGGACGGCTCGAGCACGCTCTATTACTACGCGGAGCCGGGGCAGGACCCCAACGACCTCGACATCGAGTTCAAACGTCGCGAGTACGGGTTCAACCTGAACAGCCGAGACCACATCCACATCGAAGGGATCGAGTTCCGCGGAGTGAGCCTCGACACGAATTCGGGTACCGACAACAACGTGATCGGCGGCAACCGTTTCCATGGATACGATAAAGGCGATTACGGTCGCTTCATTCTGGAGGGCTCCGGCAACGTCATCCGCGACAACGAATTCAGCCACACCTGGGGTTCGGTCGCGACAATCAACGGCTCCGGGCATCAGATCGTCAACAACTACCTCCACGACATCGGATTCCGTGGCGCCTCGCGGGTGGTCTCGGCGAGCGGAGCCGTTGAGATCCTCGTAAGCCACAACACGGTCAGCACGTTTGCGCGTAGCTTCATGGATGGCTACCCAACGCGGAGCGAGATCGCCTACAACGTCTTTGAAGACGGCGGGAACTTATCCTGGGACACCGGCGTGTTTGACGCCGACGGTGGAAACGGCGACTCGAGCTACTCCATCTTCCATCACAATGTCTTCCGCGACACGGATACCCGTGGGATCTTTGAGGCCTTCTACGGGCGCAATAGCAACGCCGTCGTCCACCACAACCTGTTCTACGACTTCGATGGCAACGGGCGGACGGTCCTCCGCTCGTACGGCCTCGATTTCCGCCAGGCGTTTCACAACACGGTCATCTCGTCGGTCTCTGGCGCGCCTTCGGGATCGCTCGAGGCGCGTGAGGCGATCCAGACGCGTTACAACAACAACGTGCAGATCACCGCCGAGGACATCGAGGCGCTCGGCGTCGATAGCCGTGGCAACCACGACTACATCCCGAGCGATTTCGTCGATTTCGCGGGCAAAGATTTCCGCCTCGCCCCGGGCTCGGACGCGATTGATTCGGGGATCGTTATCCCGGGCATCAACGACGGCTACCTCGGCGCCGCGCCCGACGCGGGCGCCTTCGAGTCCGGCCAGGCAGCGTGGGAAGCCGGGCATGACTTCGCGAACCCGCCCAACCCGGTCTACTCGTGGGTTGCGCTGCCGGGCACGAACCTCTTCGACAACGTCCAATTCCAGGAGGGGATCGTCGACTGGAGCGTCACCTCGGGGTCGCCCGTCTCGAGC
It encodes the following:
- the pilE_4 gene encoding Fimbrial protein precursor, with the translated sequence MAASTHSRIARCGKGFTLVELLVVIAIIGILVALLLPAVQAAREAARRSSCVNNLKQAGLSLANYESARGELPPGATAEEIDCAKTDTDGLYREDCRGLSMYILLFPYIEDQAFKDQIQEILDERTTNRWGWTYFIGRLVNDLELRVSIPSFQCPSVSDELNFPERIDYFGISGGRENDDELANASNTDRRKLIQPRTQNGRGHVYSDGLFFWLDPVSLRQITDGTSHTMAIGESVHWSVAGGPPVGNYPGYGVVGVGGPSAWYFGGGGSLNANYADRRTLGGNSTGRPLRTTHWPINYPLDEVWVEKCGTNSDCALEEDMDGPLGSNHPGGAQVVFADGHVEFLQEDIDEYVYKSLATRAGGEVVER